Below is a genomic region from Gemmobacter sp. 24YEA27.
GCGGTGCCAGATCCGGAAATGCCAGATCCGGAAATGCCAGACCCCGAAATGCGGGGCCCTGCAGCATCGGGGGTTTTAGCGGCGACCATGCGCGGCTCCTCCCGAAGGATCAGACCTGCATGATCTCCGCCTGTTTGGTCTCAAGCGTCTGGTCGATCAGCTTGATATGCTTGTCGGTCAGCTCCTGGACCTCGTCTTCCCAGAACTTCTGGTCGTCTTCCGAGAGCGAGTTCTTCGTCTTGGCTTTCTTGATCTGATCCATACCGTCACGGCGCAGGTTGCGGATCGCAACCTTGGCATGTTCGGCATAGGAGCCGGCGACTTTCGTCAGTTCGCGGCGGCGTTCCTCGTTCAGCTCGGGGATCGGCAGCATGATGATCGGGCCGTTGGTCTGGGGATTGATGCCCAGACCGGATTCGCGGATCGCCTTTTCCACCTTGTTGATCATGCCCTTGTCCCAGACGTTGATCGTGACCATGCGCGGCTCGGGGACGTTGACGGTGCCAAGCTGGTTGATCGGCGTCATCTGGCCGTAAGCATCCACCATGACCGGCTCCAGCATCGCGCCGGAGGCACGGCCGGTGCGCAGGCTGGCAAATTCGACCCGCAGAGAGGCGATCGCCCCTTCCATGCGGCGAATGAGATCATCGGTGTCGAGCATGAACTCTTCGTTCGACATCTGGCATATTCCTCAGGCTGGCCCGCGAGAGATGCGGGGAAATCTGGTTTCCTATAGGACAAAGATGACCCGGGGTATAGAAGCTTGTGGCATGGAATGCCGCCCGTGACCGGGACCTGCGCGGAAATTCCCTCTGCACCGCTATGGCGCGGGCGGTTTCTCTGCGCCCTCTGTCCTGATGCGCTGCGGCCTGTCCCGGCCTGATGCGCCAGCACAGCCAGCCGACAGGCAGAGCGTCGGTCACGGTGGCGCTGAAACAATGCGTCTGAAGGCCCGGACCCGGCTGAATAACCGGCCAGGAAACGGGCGGCCCCTGACATTCACGTCGAAATATAGGGACCGCCCCGGGTAAATTTACACGAAGACCGAGATATCTCAGCCCTTTGCATTCACCAGCGTATAGGTGCCCTCGCCGGCGAGGATGGTACGGAAGCCGCCCGGCTCGTCAAGCGAGAAGACGATGATCGGCAGATCATTGTCGCGGGCAAGCGCGATGGCGGTTG
It encodes:
- the frr gene encoding ribosome recycling factor, producing the protein MSNEEFMLDTDDLIRRMEGAIASLRVEFASLRTGRASGAMLEPVMVDAYGQMTPINQLGTVNVPEPRMVTINVWDKGMINKVEKAIRESGLGINPQTNGPIIMLPIPELNEERRRELTKVAGSYAEHAKVAIRNLRRDGMDQIKKAKTKNSLSEDDQKFWEDEVQELTDKHIKLIDQTLETKQAEIMQV